A stretch of the Panicum virgatum strain AP13 chromosome 9N, P.virgatum_v5, whole genome shotgun sequence genome encodes the following:
- the LOC120689452 gene encoding uncharacterized protein LOC120689452, whose translation MARSRGVLSAAVGDGDDKYLQYRCLVCHETMAFRNVPDKRLVEHLHHHCPAVTPAVRSRLPRPNRPPSEAAAHKRTRRRQHLGVHDSANGLCCSNGWMDRSCSAVTSPSLTRFARLEEATGVFFDAGYMEHLMSMGLWYKADGYLQHFLPAPGHMSDRSLALVFHLRRAWTLAAVAEGGPDAAGFASTFDVDFLAPCPRAARFRKLLHKMHAQQPRASVIWEKVAPNAVKMAMDMVADCPELKDKLQELPHNRPWEVTPLIGARRPHRRRISKAADRTPADVLSRAFLRRKRLHSVQETNAYSVPSNASPSYVESNMKNEPITPKPIIHGGFPINAPSSYVAFNKETEQIAPEPIFLREPQAKENVSQL comes from the exons ATGGCGAGAAGCAGGGGCGTGCTGTCGGCGGCGGTGGGTGATGGGGATGACAAGTACCTGCAGTACCGGTGCCTGGTGTGCCACGAGACGATGGCGTTCCGCAACGTCCCTGACAAGCGGCTGGTGgagcacctccaccaccactgCCCCGCGGTCACGCCTGCCGTCCGCAGCCGCCTCCCGCGCCCCAACCGCCCGCCATCAGAAGCCGCCGCCCACAAACGGACCAGGCGCCGCCAACACCTAGGAGTGCATGATTCTGCTAAC GGATTGTGTTGTTctaatggatggatggatcgctCCTGCTCTGCTGTGACCTCCCCCTCCCTCACTCGCTTCGCTAGGCTggaggaggcgacgggcgtcttCTTCGACGCGGGCTACATGGAGCACTTGATGAGCATGGGGTTGTGGTACAAGGCAGACGGCTACCTGCAGCATTTCCTCCCCGCCCCCGGCCACATGAGCGATCGGTCCCTGGCCCTCGTCTTTCACCTCCGTCGCGCCTggaccctcgccgccgtcgccgaagGCGGCCCTGACGCTGCAGGGTTCGCCTCCACCTTCGACGTAGACTTCCTCGCTCCgtgcccccgcgccgcccgcttCCGGAAGCTCCTCCACAAAATGCACGCCCAGCAACCCAg GGCCTCCGTGATCTGGGAGAAGGTTGCACCTAACGCTGTGAAGATGGCCATGGACATGGTTGCAGATTGTCCTGAGTTAAAGGACAAGCTGCAGGAGTTGCCACACAACAGGCCGTGGGAGGTTACTCCTCTGATTGG AGCACGACGACCACACAGGCGTCGCATCAGCAAGGCAGCTGACCGCACACCGGCAGATGTTCTCTCTCGCGCCTTTCTGCGGCGGAAGAG GTTACATTCGGTTCAGGAGACGAATGCTTATTCAG TTCCTAGCAATGCATCACCGAGTTATGTGGAGTCAAATATGAAAAACGAACCAATTACTCCAAAGCCCATCATTCACGGAG GTTTCCCAATTAATGCACCATCAAGTTATGTGGCATTCAATAAAGAAACTGAACAAATTGCTCCAGAGCCCATATTTCTTAGAG AGCCACAGGCAAAGGAGAATGTGAGTCAACTCTAG